The Hymenobacter sp. GOD-10R genome includes a window with the following:
- a CDS encoding FG-GAP-like repeat-containing protein, with amino-acid sequence MLLGTVSIGRAQAPMLTAWSPTHNTPSAPRTTNVAATFNQSLSTSPATQQALKVFSQQAGGKKAGTATVSGNTLTFDPSSDFKAGETVFATVTSAVQSSGGITLAKPQVFQFTTATSPSTGTFANGPDVVAGTNGGDLATGDLDGDGDLDLLKISLNSPENTISVFVRLNNGTGTFGGNQEIVVNDLGSNLLLGDLDSDSDLDFVFGTTTYLNNGLGTFSQSSSFQAYVATAPSLYDMDADGDLDLLFTFGNGIFVRLNDGNGTFSTSTTFDSTVRSITGYTAGDIDNDGDIDVLFGIERGNGATGIALNNGNATFNLGTTGITSLLLLPYLARLIDVDADGDLDLVNAGYGEVEVLLNNGAGTFSRSSVFDAGGTYIPGLTSGDLDGDGDIDLLISSSTAQGMYVRLNDGNGTFSGIRTLPFSASKLADIDGDGDLDLLGSSATGAKIYLNQNITTPAVTALSPTRNARSAPRNTNVAVTFNQPLTNNAATLGALKLFSQQAGGLKASSVTVSGHTLTANPTADFKPGETVFATLTTAVQSSNGTLPKAEVFQFTTATPPAPGTFTGGTDLAINGNPMGVALGDVDGDGDLDLLTANGEFGNPDGNNVSVRLNNGTGTYSAGSTVPVGNGPGAIAPPETESIVLGDLDGDGDLDFATGNGRANTVSIRFNNGSGAFSGIQEVQTPTNAFTLAFGDVDGDGDLDMVVSQTSGTTNKLNVFLNNGSGIFSSGSEVTVGSQPGDVALGDVDNDGDLDVLATTSLDGTVSVRLNNGSGVFSGTQNVPSGLLVGSLALGDIDGDGDLDFVAANTNGITASVRRNNGLGNFSGTEEVSLTDGLYRVKLSDVDGDGDLDLLTASISNGFVAVRLNNGSGVFSGNQNVAVGLNPRDLALGDVDGDGDLDLAVANGFSQSVSIRLNQILAGPSITSIAPSISPVGSTVVINGTNFLNTTGITFNGVTAPSFVVNGLGTQITVTVPAGATSGPVVVATATGVSNGFQFTVGPLLTVTNLVPNRNAVTAPRNTSVAVTLSQPLNNGAATLGALTVFSQQAQGKKPGTATVSGNTLTFDPSADFKAGETVFATTTTAVQNSGTTQNLLVPQVFQFTTATAPSPGTFNGGSDPSVGNGPVNVASGDVDGDGDLDLITTNLGNPSGPAGLGNGTTATVRLNNGNGTFTNAQQLTVGRGPAQAVLADVDNDGDLDLLTANSSSADVSVRFNNGSGNFDTGFLVGSGNIHGIAVGDVDGDGDQDLLIADYNEPSTVTVGLNNGTGMFPLFNFANARRVSVGSRPLNIALGDVDNDGDLDFVTSSSNGATASVRFNNGLGSFSGSQEVAVGFNPMSVVLGDVDKDGDLDLVTANYYDYTNPANNYTNSTASVRLNNGNGFFNGTQNVAIGRGARQAVLGDVDGDGDLDLLATNELTNTASVRLNNGSGIFSGNQQVAVGNSPNNLALADLDGDGDLDLATANFLGNTLSVRLNQAAAIPLLVTAAAPARNAVAAPRATPVAVTFNQNLIPNEPTLGALKVFSAQAGGQKTGTATVSSNTLSFAPTASFKPGETVFATLTTAVQSSGGASLMTGQVFRFTTATSAAPGTFGSGTDVPVGSYVSGVTTGDVDGDGDLDLLATVSGNAVSVRLNNGNGTYTSGQQVSVGFGPTAVVLGDVDSDGDLDLLTVNANYGSVSVRFNNGRGVFSGSDEIVVNSTNPLGLVLGDVDADGDLDLLTANADRSTVSVRLNNGVGTFSGTQEVTVGAGPGNLTVGDVDNDGDLDLLTANLSNNLSTVSVRLNTGNGTFSNTGQTLPVDAALGSIVLGDVDKDGDLDFVTADFENSRVSLGLNNGSGTFSSGQPIAVSAKPLDVVLGDVDGDGDLDLLAATPNTSVSVRLNNGNGSFSGSQEVGVGNYPQRLTVGDVDGDGDLDLLAANYYGNSVSVRLNQAQFVVTGVLPARNAVVAPRTTPVTFTFNLPLSSDPVTEQSIRVFGTQSGRKFGSNSVSGNILRLAPAISFKPGETAFATVTQTVRSSSGATLAQPHVFQFTAATAPSNGGFSGGSNPTVSANPYGVAAGDIDGDGDQDLLTANLNSNTVSVRLNNGSGTFNGTQEVSVGRGPSQVVLGDVDADGDLDLITANSRTIFPGTLSVRLNNGSGSFSGSIEVPVGDTPHAVALGDVDGDGDLDLLAANYTTSSSTTSSTVSVRLNDGLGSFNIAAPDVSVGTRPLSIAVGDVDNDGDLDFVTANSNTSTASVRLNNGFGNFSGGTEVQVEFNPESIVFGDVDGDGDLDLAVANRVSSKASVCLNNGSGTFTSTQLLAVGAEPHGIAVGDIDGDGDLDLATANTGSNTVSVRLNLGNGNFQGTQEVSVGTGPFSLALADLDGNGTLDLLTANSSTNSASVRLSSVAATAQVKVLAAAPARLSEQVSLYPNPAHASVHVQLPIELTQQHYQVQILNSLGQVVLQQPLSTQQELEVQVDSLPVGVYNLRIIIKQGLITKRLVIN; translated from the coding sequence ATGCTACTAGGGACTGTCAGCATTGGCCGCGCCCAAGCGCCCATGCTCACGGCGTGGTCGCCAACACATAATACGCCCTCGGCCCCACGCACAACCAACGTGGCTGCTACGTTCAATCAATCGCTGAGTACCAGCCCGGCCACCCAACAGGCGCTAAAGGTATTCAGCCAGCAGGCCGGCGGCAAGAAAGCGGGCACAGCGACCGTCAGCGGCAACACGCTCACCTTCGACCCTAGCTCTGACTTCAAGGCAGGCGAAACCGTGTTTGCTACCGTTACAAGTGCCGTGCAAAGCAGTGGCGGTATAACTTTAGCCAAGCCGCAGGTCTTTCAATTCACCACCGCTACCAGCCCTAGTACCGGCACTTTCGCGAACGGCCCGGACGTAGTGGCTGGGACCAACGGCGGCGACCTAGCGACCGGCGACCTAGATGGCGACGGCGACCTGGACCTGCTCAAGATTAGCTTAAACAGCCCGGAGAATACTATTTCGGTGTTTGTACGCCTGAACAATGGCACGGGCACCTTCGGCGGCAACCAGGAAATTGTAGTCAACGATTTGGGTAGCAACCTCTTGCTCGGCGACTTAGACAGCGACAGTGATCTGGATTTCGTGTTCGGCACGACTACCTACCTGAACAACGGCCTGGGTACATTCAGCCAGAGTAGCAGCTTCCAAGCCTATGTGGCAACGGCACCTAGCTTGTATGACATGGATGCCGACGGCGACCTAGACCTGTTATTCACTTTCGGCAACGGCATCTTCGTGCGCCTGAACGACGGCAACGGCACCTTCAGCACCAGCACCACCTTCGACTCAACCGTGCGCAGCATCACTGGCTACACGGCCGGCGACATCGACAACGACGGCGACATTGATGTGCTCTTTGGCATTGAGCGGGGGAACGGCGCCACCGGCATCGCGCTCAACAACGGCAATGCCACGTTCAACCTCGGTACCACGGGCATTACAAGTTTGCTGCTGCTCCCTTACCTAGCTAGGTTGATCGACGTGGACGCCGACGGCGACTTGGATCTGGTTAATGCGGGCTACGGTGAAGTGGAAGTTTTGCTCAACAATGGCGCGGGTACCTTCAGCCGCAGCTCCGTTTTTGATGCCGGGGGTACGTACATTCCCGGGCTGACTAGCGGCGACCTAGATGGTGACGGCGATATTGATCTGCTGATTTCAAGTAGCACTGCCCAGGGCATGTACGTGCGCCTGAACGATGGCAACGGTACGTTTAGCGGCATCAGGACCCTGCCATTCTCGGCCAGCAAGCTTGCCGATATAGACGGTGACGGCGACCTAGATCTGCTCGGGTCCAGCGCTACGGGGGCGAAAATATATCTGAATCAGAACATCACTACCCCGGCCGTCACGGCCCTCTCCCCCACTCGCAATGCCCGCTCGGCCCCGCGTAACACCAACGTAGCTGTAACCTTCAACCAACCGCTGACCAACAACGCAGCGACTCTAGGTGCGCTGAAGCTATTCAGCCAGCAGGCCGGCGGACTGAAAGCCAGCTCCGTAACCGTGAGTGGCCACACCCTGACGGCTAACCCCACCGCCGACTTCAAGCCCGGCGAAACGGTGTTTGCCACCCTGACTACGGCCGTGCAAAGCAGCAATGGCACCCTGCCTAAGGCGGAGGTTTTCCAGTTTACTACTGCCACGCCACCGGCCCCCGGCACCTTCACGGGCGGCACCGACCTAGCCATAAACGGCAACCCCATGGGCGTGGCCCTAGGCGACGTGGACGGCGACGGCGACCTGGACCTGCTCACGGCCAACGGCGAGTTTGGTAACCCCGACGGCAACAACGTGAGCGTGCGCCTAAACAATGGCACCGGCACCTACAGCGCCGGTTCCACGGTGCCCGTGGGCAACGGCCCCGGTGCAATAGCCCCTCCCGAAACAGAGAGCATTGTGCTGGGCGACCTGGACGGCGACGGCGACCTGGATTTTGCCACCGGCAATGGCAGAGCCAACACCGTGAGCATTCGCTTTAATAATGGCAGCGGTGCCTTCAGCGGTATTCAGGAAGTACAAACTCCAACTAACGCGTTTACCCTGGCGTTCGGCGACGTGGACGGCGACGGCGACCTCGACATGGTAGTGTCGCAAACGAGCGGTACTACCAACAAGCTCAACGTGTTCCTGAACAATGGCAGCGGCATCTTCAGCAGCGGCTCGGAGGTAACAGTTGGCTCGCAGCCGGGCGACGTAGCCCTGGGCGACGTAGACAACGACGGCGACCTGGATGTACTGGCTACGACCAGCCTCGACGGCACGGTATCGGTGCGCCTGAACAATGGCAGCGGCGTCTTCTCCGGCACCCAGAATGTACCTAGTGGCCTCTTAGTCGGCAGCCTTGCCCTAGGCGACATTGATGGCGACGGCGACCTGGATTTTGTGGCCGCTAACACCAACGGAATCACCGCGAGCGTGCGCCGCAACAATGGCCTGGGCAACTTCTCCGGCACGGAGGAAGTATCCCTGACCGACGGCCTGTATCGGGTGAAGCTGAGCGACGTAGATGGCGACGGCGACCTGGATCTGCTCACGGCCAGCATCAGCAACGGCTTTGTAGCGGTGCGCCTGAACAACGGCAGCGGCGTCTTTTCGGGTAACCAGAACGTGGCCGTGGGTCTGAACCCCCGCGACCTAGCCTTAGGCGACGTGGATGGCGACGGCGACCTAGACCTGGCAGTTGCTAACGGCTTCAGTCAGTCGGTGAGCATCCGCCTCAACCAGATTCTAGCCGGACCTAGCATTACCAGCATAGCGCCATCTATCAGCCCGGTGGGCAGCACCGTGGTGATTAACGGCACTAACTTCTTGAATACGACCGGCATTACCTTCAATGGTGTAACGGCGCCGAGCTTTGTCGTGAATGGCCTAGGTACCCAGATTACAGTGACCGTCCCGGCCGGCGCTACCAGCGGCCCGGTAGTCGTGGCGACAGCAACGGGCGTCAGCAATGGCTTCCAGTTCACGGTGGGGCCGCTGCTAACGGTTACGAACTTGGTACCTAACCGCAATGCGGTGACCGCACCACGGAACACGTCGGTGGCCGTTACGCTCAGCCAGCCGCTAAACAACGGCGCCGCGACCCTAGGTGCCCTGACGGTGTTCAGCCAGCAAGCCCAGGGTAAGAAACCGGGCACGGCGACCGTGAGCGGCAACACGCTCACCTTCGATCCTAGTGCCGACTTCAAAGCGGGCGAGACGGTGTTTGCGACTACTACAACAGCCGTGCAGAATAGCGGCACCACCCAGAATCTACTGGTGCCGCAGGTATTTCAGTTTACCACTGCCACGGCTCCTAGTCCCGGCACTTTCAACGGAGGTTCCGACCCCAGCGTGGGCAACGGCCCCGTGAACGTAGCCAGTGGCGACGTAGACGGCGACGGCGACCTCGACCTGATAACCACAAACCTAGGTAATCCCAGCGGTCCTGCTGGCCTTGGCAATGGTACCACCGCCACCGTGCGTCTAAACAACGGCAACGGCACGTTTACCAATGCCCAGCAGCTTACCGTAGGTCGCGGCCCCGCTCAGGCCGTGCTGGCTGACGTAGACAACGACGGCGACTTGGATCTGCTCACGGCCAACAGCAGCAGCGCCGATGTGAGCGTGCGCTTTAACAACGGCAGCGGCAACTTCGATACGGGCTTTCTGGTAGGCAGCGGCAATATTCACGGTATTGCCGTAGGCGACGTGGATGGCGACGGCGACCAGGACCTACTGATTGCGGACTACAATGAGCCCAGCACCGTGACGGTGGGGTTGAACAACGGCACGGGCATGTTCCCTTTGTTCAACTTTGCTAATGCGCGGCGTGTCTCAGTTGGCTCGCGGCCCCTGAACATTGCCCTAGGCGACGTGGACAATGATGGCGACCTAGACTTTGTGACGTCTAGCTCCAACGGGGCCACCGCCAGTGTGCGCTTCAACAATGGCCTAGGTTCTTTCAGCGGCTCGCAGGAAGTGGCTGTGGGCTTCAACCCCATGAGTGTAGTGCTCGGCGACGTAGACAAAGATGGCGACCTCGATCTGGTGACGGCTAATTATTACGACTACACCAACCCCGCCAACAACTACACCAACAGCACCGCCAGCGTGCGTCTGAACAACGGCAATGGCTTCTTTAACGGCACCCAAAACGTAGCTATCGGCCGGGGCGCCCGCCAAGCCGTGCTGGGCGACGTGGACGGCGACGGCGACCTGGACCTATTGGCTACCAACGAACTCACGAATACGGCCAGCGTGCGCCTGAACAACGGCAGCGGTATCTTCTCCGGCAATCAGCAAGTAGCCGTGGGCAACAGCCCCAACAACCTAGCTTTAGCCGACCTCGACGGCGACGGCGACTTGGACCTGGCGACAGCCAACTTTCTCGGCAACACTCTGAGTGTGCGCCTGAACCAAGCCGCGGCGATTCCATTGCTCGTGACGGCCGCAGCCCCAGCCCGCAATGCGGTGGCCGCGCCCCGTGCTACGCCGGTGGCCGTTACGTTTAACCAAAATCTTATTCCTAATGAGCCTACCCTAGGTGCGCTCAAGGTGTTCAGCGCCCAGGCTGGCGGCCAGAAAACTGGCACGGCCACGGTGAGCAGCAATACGCTCAGCTTTGCTCCTACGGCTAGTTTCAAACCAGGCGAAACTGTGTTTGCCACCCTTACCACGGCAGTGCAGAGCAGTGGCGGCGCTAGCCTGATGACCGGTCAGGTATTCCGGTTTACGACGGCTACCAGCGCCGCGCCGGGCACCTTCGGCAGCGGCACCGACGTCCCAGTGGGATCTTACGTCAGTGGAGTGACGACAGGCGACGTGGACGGTGACGGCGACCTGGATTTGCTCGCCACCGTGAGTGGCAATGCTGTGAGCGTGCGCCTCAATAATGGTAATGGGACCTACACTAGCGGCCAGCAGGTAAGTGTCGGATTTGGCCCCACTGCCGTCGTACTAGGTGACGTAGACAGCGACGGTGACCTAGATTTGCTCACCGTAAATGCTAACTACGGCTCCGTGAGCGTGCGCTTCAACAACGGGAGAGGCGTGTTCAGCGGCTCCGACGAAATAGTTGTTAACAGCACGAACCCCCTCGGCCTAGTACTCGGCGATGTGGATGCCGACGGTGACCTGGACTTGCTCACAGCTAATGCGGATAGAAGCACGGTGAGTGTGCGTCTGAACAACGGCGTGGGCACCTTCAGTGGCACGCAGGAAGTAACCGTAGGCGCCGGTCCGGGCAACTTGACCGTAGGCGACGTGGACAATGACGGCGACCTGGACCTGCTCACGGCCAACTTATCCAACAATCTAAGTACGGTGAGCGTGCGCCTTAACACGGGCAACGGCACCTTCAGCAACACTGGGCAGACGCTACCCGTGGATGCGGCCCTAGGTAGTATCGTACTGGGCGACGTGGACAAGGATGGTGACCTGGATTTTGTGACGGCCGATTTCGAGAATAGTCGCGTAAGCCTAGGGCTCAACAACGGTAGCGGCACCTTCTCAAGCGGCCAGCCAATAGCCGTGAGTGCCAAGCCACTCGACGTGGTCCTGGGCGACGTGGATGGCGACGGCGACTTGGACTTGCTAGCCGCTACCCCGAACACCAGCGTGAGCGTGCGCCTCAATAATGGCAACGGCTCCTTCTCGGGTAGCCAGGAAGTAGGCGTGGGTAACTATCCGCAGCGCTTGACCGTGGGTGACGTGGACGGCGACGGCGACTTGGATTTACTCGCTGCTAATTATTATGGCAACTCCGTGAGCGTGCGCCTAAACCAAGCCCAGTTTGTGGTAACGGGTGTTTTGCCGGCCCGCAACGCGGTGGTAGCCCCGCGCACCACGCCCGTTACCTTCACCTTCAACCTGCCCCTCAGTTCTGACCCAGTAACGGAGCAGTCTATCCGAGTCTTTGGCACGCAGAGCGGTCGTAAGTTTGGGTCGAACAGCGTGAGCGGCAATATCCTGCGCCTGGCGCCAGCCATCAGCTTCAAGCCGGGCGAAACGGCGTTTGCCACTGTCACACAGACTGTGCGCAGCAGCAGCGGCGCTACCTTGGCCCAGCCGCATGTGTTCCAGTTTACGGCGGCTACTGCGCCCAGCAACGGTGGCTTCAGCGGCGGCTCTAACCCGACCGTTAGCGCGAACCCCTATGGCGTAGCGGCCGGCGACATTGATGGCGACGGCGACCAGGATCTGCTCACGGCCAACCTCAACAGCAACACGGTGAGCGTACGCCTGAACAACGGCTCCGGCACCTTCAACGGCACGCAGGAAGTTAGCGTCGGGCGTGGCCCCTCGCAAGTGGTGCTCGGCGACGTGGACGCCGATGGCGACCTAGATCTGATTACGGCCAATAGCCGCACCATTTTCCCTGGTACGCTGAGCGTGCGCCTAAACAACGGTTCAGGCAGCTTCTCCGGCAGCATCGAGGTACCCGTTGGCGACACGCCGCACGCTGTAGCTTTGGGCGACGTGGATGGCGACGGCGACCTAGACTTACTTGCCGCTAACTACACCACCAGCAGTAGCACTACCAGCAGCACCGTGAGCGTGCGCCTGAACGACGGCCTAGGTTCCTTTAACATCGCTGCCCCAGACGTGAGCGTGGGCACGCGCCCGCTGAGCATCGCCGTGGGCGACGTGGACAATGACGGCGACCTGGACTTTGTGACGGCCAACTCCAACACCAGCACGGCCAGCGTGCGCCTGAACAATGGGTTTGGTAACTTCTCGGGCGGCACCGAAGTACAGGTGGAATTCAACCCCGAGTCTATCGTATTTGGCGATGTAGACGGCGATGGCGACCTAGACCTAGCCGTAGCGAACCGCGTCTCCAGCAAGGCCAGCGTATGCCTGAACAATGGCAGCGGCACCTTCACCAGCACGCAGCTACTGGCTGTAGGTGCTGAGCCGCACGGTATTGCCGTAGGCGACATAGACGGCGACGGCGACCTAGACTTGGCTACGGCCAACACCGGCAGCAACACGGTGAGCGTGCGCCTGAATCTAGGCAATGGTAATTTTCAGGGCACACAGGAAGTAAGCGTGGGCACGGGGCCCTTCAGCCTAGCTTTAGCGGATCTGGATGGTAACGGCACGCTAGACCTGCTCACAGCGAATAGCAGCACCAATTCGGCCAGCGTACGCCTGAGCAGCGTAGCAGCAACGGCGCAGGTCAAGGTGCTGGCGGCGGCTCCCGCCCGCCTGAGTGAGCAGGTAAGCCTCTACCCAAACCCAGCGCATGCGAGCGTACACGTGCAACTGCCCATTGAGCTAACCCAGCAACATTACCAGGTACAAATACTTAACTCACTCGGACAGGTGGTACTACAACAGCCATTGTCAACCCAACAAGAACTGGAAGTACAAGTGGACTCCCTACCCGTGGGCGTGTATAACCTACGTATTATCATCAAACAGGGGCTTATCACCAAAAGGTTAGTGATCAACTAG
- a CDS encoding DUF1294 domain-containing protein, with translation MKLLLSCLFFFNLLCFLLFAWDKRKAQQNQRRIAEKTLHLVTLPGAALGAWAAIWLLHHKNRKATFWSVTLLLTLLQGAVLYFTWPSFQAPF, from the coding sequence ATGAAATTACTCTTGAGTTGCCTGTTCTTCTTCAATCTGCTGTGTTTCCTGCTCTTCGCCTGGGATAAACGGAAAGCCCAACAGAACCAGCGACGCATTGCCGAAAAAACGCTCCACCTTGTTACGCTGCCGGGCGCGGCGCTTGGCGCATGGGCGGCGATTTGGCTGCTGCACCATAAAAATCGCAAAGCCACTTTCTGGAGCGTTACCCTGCTGCTGACACTGCTGCAAGGGGCCGTTCTCTATTTTACATGGCCCTCTTTTCAGGCGCCATTTTAA
- a CDS encoding glycoside hydrolase family 97 protein, with product MKFLLFLLLLLPLWLAAEPKQSAPTTLAAAPVKTLPTLVSPNKRLCVQFSYDPAGALTYTFSAQSKVLLQNSKLGLQQSGPLAAPTVLRRTVNTVWKPVWGKRAVVLDQYNELTLDLKTYKIMVRAYDQGIAFRYAFPAGQTVTERTTFAFAGNYTAWYYNGENHNLGPEKLADCNGKRSPVMTIQVDSVTYLALHEADLGNGEPLLLQAKQGDALFTIASQATTSWKVVMYGNTPGDLVDSHLLELLNPAPARGQDFSWVKPGVALWDWRINGARTDGFTYDMSLPSWKRMVDFAAANQFPYLVLDADWYGPEFGKASDPVKGGKVAQVHELIAYGKSKGVGIWLYLNDVGGRHYALDQTLKRYHDWGAVGIKYGFMSGTPAEKNQRTRLITELCAQNRLLCDFHDGPTHPYGQLRTFPNAVTREYCKAQLDGHQVVEPRTFVTSVFVNMVAGPLDMGNGFASLTQAGRVDNSSPVPSTLAGEAARTLIVFSGATILPDIPENYQQHPELLRFIAAQKMPWLASKTVQGQIGEYIVMARQAQDKTWLVGAATNEQARELTIPLTFLGPGRYTASIVQDGPQADYRTQHESYTTETKQVSAMDVLRVKLAPGGGACVLLKQD from the coding sequence ATGAAATTCCTTCTATTTCTGCTGCTACTCCTGCCGCTATGGCTTGCTGCTGAACCCAAGCAGTCGGCCCCCACCACCTTGGCAGCTGCACCAGTCAAGACCCTGCCTACCCTGGTATCGCCCAACAAACGCCTCTGCGTGCAATTCAGCTACGACCCGGCCGGCGCGCTCACCTACACGTTTAGTGCGCAGTCGAAAGTGCTGCTGCAAAATTCTAAACTCGGCTTACAGCAGTCCGGCCCTCTTGCTGCCCCCACCGTTTTGCGGCGGACCGTCAATACTGTCTGGAAGCCGGTTTGGGGCAAACGGGCCGTGGTGCTAGACCAGTACAACGAACTGACGCTCGACCTGAAAACCTATAAGATAATGGTCCGCGCTTACGACCAAGGTATTGCCTTTCGTTACGCCTTCCCCGCTGGCCAGACCGTGACGGAACGCACGACGTTTGCTTTTGCCGGTAACTATACCGCGTGGTATTACAACGGCGAAAACCATAACCTAGGGCCCGAAAAGCTAGCGGATTGCAATGGCAAACGCTCGCCCGTTATGACCATCCAAGTAGATAGCGTCACCTACCTAGCGCTGCACGAAGCCGATCTAGGCAACGGCGAGCCGCTGCTGCTGCAAGCCAAGCAGGGCGACGCTCTATTCACCATCGCGTCCCAAGCGACGACGTCCTGGAAGGTCGTAATGTATGGCAATACCCCGGGCGACCTCGTCGACTCGCACCTGCTCGAATTGTTGAACCCGGCGCCCGCCCGGGGGCAGGACTTTTCCTGGGTCAAGCCGGGGGTGGCGCTCTGGGACTGGCGCATCAACGGCGCGCGCACCGACGGCTTTACCTACGACATGTCACTGCCTTCGTGGAAGCGGATGGTGGATTTTGCCGCGGCCAATCAATTTCCTTACCTCGTGCTCGATGCTGATTGGTATGGCCCCGAGTTTGGCAAAGCATCAGACCCCGTGAAGGGCGGTAAGGTGGCGCAGGTGCACGAGCTCATTGCCTATGGCAAAAGCAAAGGGGTCGGCATCTGGCTCTACCTCAACGATGTAGGCGGGCGCCACTATGCCCTAGACCAAACCCTGAAGCGCTACCATGACTGGGGCGCGGTTGGCATCAAGTACGGGTTTATGTCAGGCACGCCCGCCGAGAAAAATCAACGCACGCGCCTGATCACCGAGCTATGCGCACAGAACCGCTTGCTGTGCGATTTTCACGATGGGCCCACGCACCCTTACGGGCAGCTGCGCACCTTTCCCAACGCCGTAACCCGGGAGTACTGCAAAGCCCAGCTAGACGGCCACCAAGTGGTGGAGCCTAGGACGTTCGTGACGTCGGTCTTCGTCAACATGGTGGCGGGCCCGCTGGATATGGGCAACGGTTTTGCCAGCCTCACGCAGGCCGGCCGCGTGGATAATTCCTCGCCTGTGCCTTCAACCCTGGCTGGCGAGGCCGCACGCACGCTCATCGTATTTTCGGGTGCTACCATCCTCCCCGACATCCCGGAGAATTATCAACAACACCCGGAACTGCTGCGCTTTATCGCGGCCCAAAAGATGCCGTGGCTCGCCAGCAAAACGGTGCAAGGCCAGATTGGCGAGTACATCGTCATGGCCCGGCAAGCCCAGGATAAGACCTGGCTAGTAGGCGCAGCCACCAATGAACAAGCCCGGGAGCTAACTATTCCGCTCACGTTTTTAGGACCAGGGCGCTATACAGCCTCTATAGTGCAGGATGGGCCCCAAGCCGACTATCGCACCCAGCACGAAAGCTATACCACCGAAACCAAGCAAGTCAGCGCCATGGATGTCCTTCGGGTGAAGTTAGCTCCTGGAGGAGGCGCGTGCGTGTTGCTCAAGCAGGATTAA
- a CDS encoding IS1182 family transposase — protein MQGKKQFTDQLVTHFRLSERVPTHNFYRRLDALLDLGFLYEATQGLYSHTGQPSLDPVVFFKLVLIGYLENITSDRRLLEHCAMRLDLLYFLGYELDEALPWHSTVSRTRQLYPAALFEQLFDRVFSLCVQHGLVAGDTQTVDSALVKANASLDSLCEKQPVQAVWPTLTIVGSTPKTPATPHPASIRSAPAHQLRYEAARQAKRQQEPGSLGATRPQARLLSNKTHYSPTDPEARISIKPGKARALNYLCSLVVDTAQGVISHVQANLADSRDSLHLPRIVQHLQQRLTANDLQLRDLVADTGYSNGFNYALLENSGVTPWIPVFGAYKPIVEGFTYHARVDEYRCRADKPLPFRKYRSTADGNWMKHYRAFYQDCQHCPFKASCVPYADHKQLNRSAFDAAYHRAWHRQRSRQGQHMRRVRQRTIEPVFGNLLHHYGLRRINVRGQAGAHKCMLLAAVAYNLKKLLRHQPKLQLGMARVLPLLPPAPPFMLRCRQRHRRNRTKALRNLAGSNGR, from the coding sequence ATGCAAGGCAAGAAGCAGTTCACCGATCAGCTCGTCACGCACTTCCGCCTCTCCGAGCGGGTGCCCACGCATAACTTCTACCGGCGACTCGACGCGCTCTTGGACCTGGGCTTCCTCTATGAAGCCACCCAAGGCCTGTATAGCCACACCGGGCAGCCCTCGCTCGACCCGGTCGTGTTCTTCAAGCTAGTGCTCATTGGCTACTTGGAAAACATCACCAGCGACCGCCGCCTGCTCGAGCACTGTGCGATGCGGCTGGACCTGCTCTACTTTCTGGGCTACGAGCTCGACGAAGCCCTGCCCTGGCACTCCACTGTGAGCCGCACCCGCCAACTCTACCCGGCGGCACTTTTTGAGCAACTCTTCGACCGCGTCTTTAGCCTCTGCGTGCAACACGGCTTGGTGGCCGGCGACACGCAGACCGTGGACTCCGCCCTGGTGAAAGCCAATGCCTCCCTCGACAGCCTGTGCGAAAAGCAGCCAGTACAAGCAGTGTGGCCGACCTTAACCATCGTGGGGAGCACCCCGAAAACACCGGCCACGCCACACCCGGCCTCGATTCGTTCCGCGCCAGCCCATCAACTCCGCTATGAGGCGGCGCGCCAAGCCAAGCGACAACAGGAGCCCGGTTCCTTGGGCGCTACCCGTCCCCAAGCGCGCTTGCTGAGCAACAAAACGCACTATAGCCCTACCGATCCGGAAGCCCGCATCTCCATCAAGCCCGGCAAAGCGCGCGCTTTGAACTACCTGTGCAGCCTAGTCGTGGATACCGCCCAGGGGGTCATCAGCCATGTGCAAGCGAACTTAGCGGACAGTCGCGACAGCCTGCACTTACCTCGGATTGTGCAGCACCTGCAGCAACGTCTAACGGCCAATGACTTGCAGTTGCGGGACTTGGTTGCCGATACGGGCTACTCCAATGGCTTTAACTATGCCCTGCTCGAAAATAGTGGTGTTACCCCGTGGATACCCGTGTTTGGCGCCTACAAACCGATCGTGGAGGGCTTTACTTACCACGCCCGCGTCGATGAATATCGGTGCCGAGCAGATAAGCCGCTGCCCTTTCGCAAGTACCGCTCTACCGCTGATGGCAACTGGATGAAACATTATCGAGCCTTCTATCAGGATTGCCAGCACTGTCCCTTCAAGGCGAGTTGCGTCCCCTACGCGGACCATAAGCAACTGAATCGCTCCGCTTTTGACGCGGCCTATCATCGGGCCTGGCATCGGCAGCGCAGCCGCCAAGGGCAGCACATGCGCCGTGTGCGACAACGCACCATCGAACCCGTATTCGGCAACTTGCTGCACCACTATGGCTTGCGCCGCATCAACGTACGCGGGCAAGCCGGCGCGCACAAGTGTATGCTGCTGGCGGCAGTGGCCTATAATCTGAAAAAGCTCCTGCGTCATCAACCTAAGCTGCAGTTGGGAATGGCCCGGGTACTACCCCTGCTACCACCTGCACCACCGTTCATGCTCCGCTGCAGGCAACGCCACCGGCGTAACCGCACGAAAGCGCTGCGAAACCTGGCTGGCTCGAACGGGCGGTGA